The genomic window GCAGGATCTTTTTTATCGTTTAAATGTGATTACTATTGAGATTCCTCCACTCCGGGAAAGGGTGGAGGATATCCCCCTGCTGGCCGGCTATTTTTTAAACAAGTATTCGGAGTTGAATACTAAAAACATCTTGGGTTTTTCCCCGGATGTCAGCCAGGTCTTAAGTAATTATCCTTGGCCGGGCAATGTCCGGGAACTGGAAAATATTATTGAAAGGGCCGTTTCTCTTTGCCAGACCTCGACCGTTGAACTTTCCGATCTCCCGGCCCGGCTGACCGGTTCTCCTGCTGCCGGAAGTTATTTGGTGGTTCCCATAGGCATTTCTCTGGATGAGATCGAGCAATCGGTTCTGAAGAAGACCCTGATAAAGACCAAGGGCGACAAAAAAGCAGCCGCCCGTCTGTTGGGTATCAGTCTTTCCAGCCTTTATAATAAACTGAACCGCAAGGATATATGAAAAAAACCGCACTATCTAAGATATCGGCGGCTTGGCTCGTTTGGAGCCTGTTGGTCTGGGTAGGACCCGAAGATTCATGGGGTACCTTCGAAAACAAAAAAAAGACCAAAGAAATGCCGGCCATAGAGACCAAGATCAAACAAGTCCCTGGCGAGGGGGCTTTCACTATTCCTCTTTGGAAGATCCATTGGGAAAAGGCCCGGGAATCAGTCCTCCTGAAAAGATACCCGGAAGCCGTGCAGGATTTTCGCCAGGCTCTGTCCTTGAAGCCGAATTTGGATGAGGCCCGGCAGGAACTGTCTCAGGTCCTGGTTACCCTTGAGAGATGGGGAGAGGCCATTTCCGAGTTGGAAATACTGGCGGAACATCAACCATTGAACCAAAAAGTCCAGAGGGAACTGGCCGATCTTCTTTCTCAGAAAAAGGAATATCGCCGGGCCATTGAGCGGTATCAACGGCTTTTGCAGAAAGAACCGGATAACCTGGCGATCCGTTTATCCTTAGCCGCCAACTATTACCAGATAAACGAATCGGAAAAGGCCCTGATTGAATGGCGTCAGGTGCTTATTCGGGACCCGCAAAACGTTGAGGCCCGGACCCATCTGGCCGAGGTTTTGGGGGCTACTCGACGGCTGGATGAATCCATTCTCATTCTGGAAGGCCTGGTCAAACAGTTTCCGAAGCAACTGGGCCTGAAAAAGAAGCTGACCCAGGCCTTGTTTTCGGCCCATAGGAACAAGGAGGCCCTTCCCTACCTTCAGGAACTTAACCGGCAGGACCCGGCTGACCTGGAGACCCAATTGTCATTGGCTCAAGTATTATCGGCTGGGAAGCATTATGATCAGTCCCTGACTTATTTAAATACTTACTTAAAGAAAAAGCCGGACCAAAGCAGTGCCCTCCTGGAAAAAGCCCGGGCCTTATTTAATACCGGAAATCATTCCGCAGCCATGGAAATTTATGAAAGACTTAAAAAGATCGAACCCAATAATCTTGATCTTCAACGGGAGGTGGCGGAAGCCTATTATTCTTCCGGAAAGAATAAAGAGGCCCTGGCGGAATTTGAAAATCTGGTAAGACATTTCCCGGATGAATATCAACTCTATGAAAAAATAGGGGAGTTGTACCTTCAGAACAGGAATTACAGCCAGGCCGTGCTTCCTTTTCAAAAGGCCCTGTCCCTGGAACCGGAAAATTTGTTTGCCCAATTAAGCCTGGCCCGGGCCTATAACTTTTCGGGAGAAAAAGAAAAGGCCTTGCCTTTTTATCGTTCTATCCTCTTGAAAAGAATGGATCCCAATCTTCAAGTTGAATTGGCCGATCTCCTGTTTGAAATCCAACGTTTTTCAGAAGCCTTTGAAATTTACCAACAGATGCTGGAAAAGCAGCCCGACCTTTGGGAGGTCCGTTTTAAATTGGCCACCGGTCTTTATCGTCAAAAAGAATTCGGTCTGGCGGCCCGGCAATTGGAGGCCCTGGTCTTGATCCAACCGAATAACGCGGCTATCCGGATTTTAGCCGGTTACAATGCCCTGGATCAGGGCGACTATGTCCAGGCCCAAAAGGCCTTCCAAAAAGTGCTGACCTTAGGGGAAGATCCCGGAAACGTTTTGCTCAGGCTGGGAGAGGTTTCACGTCTTTTGGGACGTCCCTGGAAGGGGATCAGTTATCTGGATTGGGCCTTGACCATTAAACCTGGCGATCAGGATATCCTTTTAGAAAAAGCCATGGCCCTGATCGATGGAGGGGGGTGGGTCCAGGCCCGGAAGATCCTGGAGCCTTTGGTAAAGAGCTATCCCGGGAGTTATAAGATCCAACGTTCCTGGGCCCGTTTATTGGCTGCCCTGGATCGAAGAGATGAATCTGAGGCCGGTTGGGAGGCATTGGAAAAAAGATTTCCCCTGGAACAGGACCTGATTTTTCAAGATCGGGCTGACTTCTATATTCAAAAGAAAAAGCCGGACTGGGCCTTGACCGCTCTTCGGGCCGCCCACATAAAAAATTCAATAAATATGGAAATCCGGAGAAGAATCGGGCGCCTCTTGCTTCAAACGGGTCATTGGAAAGAAGCTGAAAACTATTACCAGGAATTGGAGGAGCGGAAAATTCTTTTAGATGAAGTTTTTCCGGGTCAGGCCATTCTTTTCATCCGTCAGAAAAATTATGCCGGGGCCAAAGAAAAACTCTGGAAGGGCTTGATGCAGGCCCCTGATTCGGTGAGGATCCGTTTTTGGTTGTGGTGGCTTTATGACCGGGAAAAAGAAGGGGCTGAGCCGGCCCAAAAAATAGAAGAAAACTTGAGGGAATTCAGCCGGAGCCAGGAAGGGGGGCTCCTGGAACTGGCGGATCATTATCGGGAGACAGGGGATTGGAAGAAAGCCTACCTGATCTATCAGGAGTTGATCGAAAAAGGGGAGGATGATGATGTCCTCCAGGCCATTTCCAGAATTTCTGATTTCTTTCAGTCCCAAGGAAAGGCCGAGGAACTCCGGGGCATCCTGGAAGATTTACAAAAAAGGTTTCCCAGGAACCAAAAAATAACCCGCCTGTTAATTGAGAACTACACCCAGGAAAAAGAATACGCCCTGGCGGTGAAAGCCATTGACGGCCTTCTGAAGGTCGAAGATCCTCTTGATCCGGTGTTACTGATTCAGAAGGCCCGTCTCCTGGAACAATGGAAAAAGCATCCCGATTCACAGGCTTCTTATCAAAAATTGCTCGATCCACCGGTGGATCGGTCGTTCAGAGAAAAGGTGAAGACCATCATTCCGGCACAGGAGAAGACCCTCGAATCCCTCATTAATAGGATTTCGGCAGACCAAAGGGATAGCGCAGTCAATCCTTTTTTTGAAACCATGAAAGAAAAGATAGAAATTTTTCCTTTAGAAAAGGATCAGAAAGATAAGATCAAAACCCTCATCGAAGGG from Deltaproteobacteria bacterium includes these protein-coding regions:
- a CDS encoding tetratricopeptide repeat protein, whose amino-acid sequence is MKKTALSKISAAWLVWSLLVWVGPEDSWGTFENKKKTKEMPAIETKIKQVPGEGAFTIPLWKIHWEKARESVLLKRYPEAVQDFRQALSLKPNLDEARQELSQVLVTLERWGEAISELEILAEHQPLNQKVQRELADLLSQKKEYRRAIERYQRLLQKEPDNLAIRLSLAANYYQINESEKALIEWRQVLIRDPQNVEARTHLAEVLGATRRLDESILILEGLVKQFPKQLGLKKKLTQALFSAHRNKEALPYLQELNRQDPADLETQLSLAQVLSAGKHYDQSLTYLNTYLKKKPDQSSALLEKARALFNTGNHSAAMEIYERLKKIEPNNLDLQREVAEAYYSSGKNKEALAEFENLVRHFPDEYQLYEKIGELYLQNRNYSQAVLPFQKALSLEPENLFAQLSLARAYNFSGEKEKALPFYRSILLKRMDPNLQVELADLLFEIQRFSEAFEIYQQMLEKQPDLWEVRFKLATGLYRQKEFGLAARQLEALVLIQPNNAAIRILAGYNALDQGDYVQAQKAFQKVLTLGEDPGNVLLRLGEVSRLLGRPWKGISYLDWALTIKPGDQDILLEKAMALIDGGGWVQARKILEPLVKSYPGSYKIQRSWARLLAALDRRDESEAGWEALEKRFPLEQDLIFQDRADFYIQKKKPDWALTALRAAHIKNSINMEIRRRIGRLLLQTGHWKEAENYYQELEERKILLDEVFPGQAILFIRQKNYAGAKEKLWKGLMQAPDSVRIRFWLWWLYDREKEGAEPAQKIEENLREFSRSQEGGLLELADHYRETGDWKKAYLIYQELIEKGEDDDVLQAISRISDFFQSQGKAEELRGILEDLQKRFPRNQKITRLLIENYTQEKEYALAVKAIDGLLKVEDPLDPVLLIQKARLLEQWKKHPDSQASYQKLLDPPVDRSFREKVKTIIPAQEKTLESLINRISADQRDSAVNPFFETMKEKIEIFPLEKDQKDKIKTLIEGFKARALIQKKVYLEKEGKDRLWRTQLTQARPFLEELKTIDPDNAEVKEDLDRSYRLQN